A region of the Pseudarthrobacter oxydans genome:
GGACGATCTCAGGGCGGAACTGCGGCTGCACGCAGGCAGGCAGCCGCTAAGCCCCCTGGCACTGGAAACAGTCAGGACAGTCCTCGAACAGGCCGGCATCTCGATCCGCAACTCGCTCAGACCCTAGGCCTGTACGCCTTACAGCTGACAAAGCGCAGGTCACGCGGCCGTCCCTGGTTCGCGGGCAGCTACTTGATGTGCGAGACTTGAGGGCAGCTCTTTTGAGTACCAACAGTAAGAAGGAGGCCAGCTATGAGCAAGCGTGCACGCAAGCGTCGTGACCGTAAGCGTGGCGGCGCGAACCACGGGAAGCGCCCCAACACCTAGGCACATGCCAGGAACTACGGTTCAAGCGAAGGACCCCGGAAGCCACATGGCTTCCGGGGTCCTTTGCTGTTGTCAGCGGCGGCTGTGCGGCCGCCCTACGCGTCTACCGGCCGGATCGTGTGGATCCGGTCAAGAATGGCGTTCTTCAGGTTTTCCGGGGCAGCCTCGGTGCAGGAGCGCTTAACCATGTTGCGGATCACGC
Encoded here:
- a CDS encoding 50S ribosomal protein bL37, translated to MSKRARKRRDRKRGGANHGKRPNT